The genomic DNA atacttggTGTAGAAAATGACTCCGCTAGCTTGTGGTCCAGGGGCCAGTCTTTGACAAACATACACCCATCTCATCTTTCACatcatgttttggtttgtgcTTTGGTTTAACTGATTCAAGAGCCAAATTAAATTTAGTTTGACATTAACGTTTCAATCACAGtctcacaacccccccccccctccacacacacacacacacacactgcaatacTGCCACAAACCCCTTGAAGTTTGAGAACCCCCTGGCTGCGCGGGTTAGTGACTAACCcggataagttaactcagagtaggAAGTAAGTAGTAATTCTCCTAACAGAAGAGGTCTATGGCTTTATTTtgttaggagaatgaagccatagggctcttctgtttgGAGTtttactgcttactctgagTGAACTTAtccgggttagtcactaaaccacggACTTGATGTAGAAAATGACTCCGCTAGCTTGtagtctttgttttgttaccATGGTCTCAAGACAATGCATGTGTGTCACTTCCCACCAATGCCTTATCTAAGAGGCTATAAAGAGAAAGCTTGCACCCTgctcaatcaaaaaaaaaaaaaagaaaagaaaaaaagtgtgtctgCAGCAATCATGCGaaagatgtttttaaattagCCTTCAAGCAAATAGCAGGGAATCAGTGTGTGATTGCTTACAAGCAATGGGCTTTGAAGCATGCTGTTGGTTTGTCATTTTCAATTTTACCACTGAtttaactcacacaaacaatagATGGATCTATGAACTTATTTAAAATACAACCATTTTGGCATATTTACGCACAAGAAATATTTAGTactattcatttaaaatgtagtCTGACAATTAAAGTCTAAACCATTTCTAAAGGGGTTCCAAGTATCAGTTTACAGAAAGGGCCTCAGTAAAACAATTTGAACTGAGATGGAAACTGACACTAATCAGATGATTGGACACCATTGGAAACaagtttcatttatttcttgttgttgattttgttgttattattgttgttgtttattttttaaggaCAATACGCATTAAGTAATATTTCTGATGTCACAAGTAGCCAGTTAGCCAAAAGTACATAAGCAACACATAAACAACTATGTGCCAGTTGTAGATCTTTGACTTTTATTTCTACCTTCCCTCCTCAGAGTACAACATCTCAGCTGCCGCCATTGCCATTTTTAGCCTTGCTTTTATGATCCTGGGCACgctgtgtgttctcttctcATTTGGCAAGGGTAAGGACTACCTCTACAAACCTGCCGGAATGTTCTACGCATTTGCAGGTAAGGCCCCGGGAGCAGAAGCTAGTTTCTCAGAGTAAACAGATTACAAGAGGAGCCTTTGTATTGGAGATGTGTCAACAATTTgacagttttcatttgaagGCCAATAAGTTccaaacatttacatgtatttactGATTTACATTCTGACTtatcacttgtgtgtgtgtgtgtgtgtgtgtgtgtcacttttTCTCGCAACGCTTTACTCAAAAGCAGCacattcattattaatatttttactCCAACACCGTCACTTTCAAACTCTTGTGAGGTGGAGGCTTTGTTTACGTTGATATAGCTGTGATCATTTgatcttttctcttccttctctctcttcaaccctctctcttcccactCCTACaccaccctcttttttttttcttcaggccTCTGTGCTATCATTTCCGTGGAGGTGATGCGGCAGTCTGTGAAGAGAATGATTGAGAGCGAAGATACCATCTGGATCGAGTACTATTACTCCTGGTCTTTTGCCTGCGCCTGCGCTGGgtttgtcctcctcttcctcagcggCGTGGGTCTCCTGCTCATCGCCATGCCTCAGATGCCACAGAACCCCTGGGAGACCTGCATGGACGCCGAGCCCGAGCAGGTGGAGTGACCGGCTGAGCGACCGAGTGCCGCCGATCCGGTTCCTTTCTCAACCATCCCTCTCCTGCAGAACATAATGAGAACGAGTATCTAAAAGGGTTCACACGCGGTGGCCGTGAGTTCTGCTAGCAACACGAACactcgttttttgttttttggggttttttttttcaaaacacgCTCCGTTTACGTGACGGGATtgcgtttttgttgttgttgttgttgttgttgttgttgtttgtttgtttttttcttgtcaataTACATTTCTATTTCGTGTTGCCAAACCTTCCATTTCCAATCCGAAATTATTCTCACACTTTCCAGTGCTAAGGTGCTCTCACACATGAAAATAATTCTACCCTGAGAACGGAGCGAAAGGTGTTATATCATGATTCAAATTTCAGACTTCGATATTTCAGGTAAAGCACGCATAGAGCAGTCATTCTCCTTAATGTTTTAGTTTTACTTTACTTACTGAAAGGACATGCGATGCATTCTACACATTTTATAACTGCAGACATGATCTGGAGCAACTGTTAAAAATAGACCACTGTGTTTGCTTGGGGAGGCAACAAAGCACAGGCCTGTTTATCTAGTGTGAAAACTGAGCAGAATGTTAATATCCTATCTGTCATAGCCATTGAGTGCCGGACCCAGACACTCTGGAAGGGATTCAGTGCTTGCAGGTGCAAACAAAATGGCATCAAGTGTTTAAAgaattaaggaaaaaaaaagtgtccctgCACCAATTCTCAATCCCAGATATATGCACcatattacactgttttttgttttgttttgttttgtttttttaaattagctGTTTTCATTCTAACGTCTCCAATTTTTGGGGGAACGCAGATACAATCCATAACCAAAATTAAACCTTTTTGAACTTGTGTTGTAT from Chanos chanos chromosome 8, fChaCha1.1, whole genome shotgun sequence includes the following:
- the cacng1a gene encoding calcium channel, voltage-dependent, gamma subunit 1a translates to MEKKTKVKIAFFIILVGMISMFTAVVTDHWAVLSPRVEQLNTTCEAAHFGLWRLCKKTIYIVEEEVIGKGCGPISLPGDINCSYFRHFTPGEDAEIFEVKTQKEYNISAAAIAIFSLAFMILGTLCVLFSFGKGKDYLYKPAGMFYAFAGLCAIISVEVMRQSVKRMIESEDTIWIEYYYSWSFACACAGFVLLFLSGVGLLLIAMPQMPQNPWETCMDAEPEQVE